In Thermotoga sp. KOL6, the DNA window ATCCCGTACCGATTCTGATCAGATCGAAGTACACAAGGAGAGGGCTCTCTCAAGCTTTCAACGAATACGAATGTGCCCGTGGAACGCTTGGAACGATTCACGCAAGTGATGTCATGACCCTTGCTCTTGCATACGCCGGAAGGTTGGAGAAGTTCGGAGCATGATACTGGTATTCCTTTCTTTATGCTTGGGGGCGCTGCTAAGCGCCCTTTACCATTTTCCATGGTATTGGTACTTGCTGTTCTCCATTGGACTACTTCCATGGTCATTTTTCCGAAGAAAAAACAAGGAACCTTTGCTTATCGTATCTTCTTTTCTCCTCGGGGCTTTTCTTTTTTCTCTCAACGTTTTACCATCTGGAGAGTACGAGATCGTAGGTTTCAAGGTTGGTTCACGTATAACAAGCGGGAGAGTGTTCCGAGATGGAAAATGGAGAAAGGTTCGTTCTATGAAAATCGATTCGTCCGAAGAGGGTTACATCTATGCTGTCGGATATTTTGACGGAAAAGTTTTTCATCCAACTTATGTGAAAACAGTCAATAAACCTTCTTTGAAAACTCTGAAAAAATCCTTTTCTGAGAAATTATCTGGTTCTGCTGTTTCTTTACTTTTCGGAGAAAAGAACAGTGAGATATACAAAAGCGGTTTGGGACATTTTTATGCAGTGTCAGGGCTTCACATTGGAATCGCTTTTTCACTGTACACAACCGTTGTTTCTTTCTTCACTTGGAGGAGAGATATCCAGGAAAGTGTCGCCTTATTACTCTTGATCCCGTATGTGTTTTCTGTGGGAACTCCTTCTGTTATGAGAGCTTATCTGACGCTCGGGATGTGGAAAATCTTTCAAGCATTAGAATTCAAAACCACTTCCTCTTACATTACAGCAACGGTGGGATCTTTCATGATTCTACTGGATCCCACCGTGGTCTTCTCTCCCTCTTTTCTGTTATCGTTTTTTGTAACGTTGTGTATCCTAAACTCAAAAGGCATTTTCGACTTAACAATAAAAGCTTACTTATCTGCTCTCCCTTTTCTTTGTCTATTTTTTGGAGAGACTAACATTTCAACTTTGCTATTTTCCGTTCCTGTCTCCCTCATGATAATACCCGTAACGTGGTTTGCTCATTGCTCTTTCTTTTTGTTTTTGATAGGTCTGAAAGCTCCTGCCGCTCTCATGGCAAAATTTGCAAATGTACTGGCGATACCTTTGGACACAACTGTCAGATTGGCAAACTTGTTTCCTGTTATTCCTCTTCCAAAATTTCTTTATTTTATACTTATCTTGATCCCTCTTTCTCTGCTCTTTGACATTCGGGACATATTCCATAGAATTTCAAATCGTGCCAGTTTATGATGTACCCTGTTTTTTCTGAGATCTCAGACACAATTTTTTCCACTTGATCAGATTGAATCTCCATTATCTTTCCACATTTCTGGCAAATCACGTGTTGATGAGATTCTCGTGATGTCCTATCGACAAGTTCGTATCTATAGAGCCCTTCGCCAAAATTCAGCTTCCTCAAGAACCCAAGCTCCACTAGAAGTTCCACTGCTCTGTAAACCGTTGCTTTGCTTATCCTAACATTCCTGTTCAAAAGTTCCCTGTAGACTTCTTCAACACCCAAATGTTTCCCTCGAGACTCAAGGAATATCTTGAGGATCATCTCCCTTTGTGCTGTGATTCTGTATTTTCGCTTTTTCAGTTCATTTCTGAGTTCTTCGTACATTGGAGCACCTCCTCTACAATTTCATAAGTTCATGATAGGCTTGATATCGATCTTCCATCCCGTTAGTTTTGCTGCAAGTCTTGCGTTTTGCCCACCTTTTCCTATGGCCAAAGAAAGTTGAGTGGGCGGCACTAGAACACGTGCTGCTCTGTTTTCTTTATCGAGAATCTCTACCTCTATGACAGTAGCGGGCGCAAGAGCGTTTGCTATCAACTGTTTGGGATCATCGGACCACTTCAAAACATCGAGTTTTTCGCCTTTGAGTTCCCGGAGTATGGCCGCTATTCTTGCCCCTCCTTCACCTATACAGGCTCCGATTGGATCCACGTTAGGATTGTTTGACATCACAGCAACTTTCGTCCTCACCCCAGGTTCCCTAGCGATAGCTTTTATTTCCACTATTCCATTCTCTATCTCTGGTATTTCCAACTTCATCAAACCCAAAATGAACTCAGGAACCCTTCTACTAACCAGTATTTTGGGGCCTTTGGTGGTCTTTACAACATCGAGTATGTAAACTTTCACCAAATCACCTGGATTTATTTCTTCTCCAGGAATCCACTCTTTCTTTGGTAATCTCGTTTCAAGCTTTCCTATCCTGATGTCCGCCCATTCTCCCGTTACCCTTATAACCTCAGCAGTAGTCACCGTTCCCTTAAGCTCAGAGTATTTCTCAAATTGCTTTTCTTTCTCAAGTTCTCTGATTCTTTGAATGAGGACTTGCTTAGCCGTTTGGGCAGCTATCCTTCCAAAATTCTTGACGTTGAGTTCCTTCTTAACGATGGAACCTATTTCGGCAGACGGTTCAAACTTCCTTGCTTCTTCCAGTGAAATTTGAGTTGTTGGATCCTCCACTTCTTCTACTACTTCAAGAAGCTGATACACCTTTATATTCCCAGTGTTTCTGTCTATCACAACTTCAACGTTTTTCGAGCTTCCAAAATTCTTCCTGTACGCACTCACCAACGCTTTCTCCAATATGGGTATGACTTCTTCCTTGGAGATTCCCTTTTCTTCCTCCAACTGATCGAGGGCTTCGAGTAAACCTATGTTCATAACAACACCTCCTCAAAATTCTATTTCCAGGTTTGCTCTCTTCACGTCTTCGATATCTATCTCGTGCAATCCTTTTTCGTCAGATACGGTGATCGTTCCGTCGGAAAACGACTCAATTCTTCCTATGAACGTCTTACCATCCTTTGTGACTATTTTCGCAAGTTTTCCTACGAATCTGACGTAATCTTTCGGTCCCCTTAGAGGTCTGTCGAGCCCAGGCGAAGACACCTCAAGTGTGTAAGAGTGTGCTATGAAATCCTCTCTGTCCAAAAATTTTTCCAATTCTCTTGAGAATAACTCACAATCCCTTACACTCACGTATCCTACAGGGTTATCTATGATAATCCTGAGCACCCATCCTCTGCTTTCTCTCCTGTACTGGATATCAAAAATCTCCAATCCTTGTTCTTCTGCTATTCTTTCTGCTTCCTTTCTGACTTTCTCCACTACCATTTCCTCGAACACATTATCACCCACCCTTTAGTGAATGAAAAACCGGGACCAAGTAGTCCCGGTCTTTCTCTGGCGGAGAGGGTGGGATTTGAACCCACGGGTGGCTTTTGGCCACCACACGCTCTCCAGGCGTGCGCCTTAGACCCCTCGGCCACCTCTCCTCTCCACACCGTTGAAATATTATACACTCAATCACCGCTCTGTTCAAGTGGACTCATTCCAACCAAATGTTCTTCATTTTGTAAACCTCCAAACTTAGGGGTTCAGCTTTTACATCGATTATGTTGTAAGGGTACCTGGGATGAATTCTGAAGGAAAGCACCATCGAATTGTTTAAAAACACCTCCAGGGAACAACTATCTATGAAAATATCGATGTGATTTCGTTCTTTGAACTTTGCTCTAACTTTTTTCCTATCACCCTCGGAAATGCCGGAATTGGTCGTATCAATTACGAGATCCCCTTCGTTTGTACTTATCGCTATTTCTTCATTCGATTTATTTTTAAATACCACTTCAAGCCTTTCTTGAAAACTACAAACGACCTCGTAACTGTTCTCTTTCACATCTATCTTGTACGAACCCGGTGTCTCTATCTCCAAAATCTTCCTTCTTCTGAGACTCTTCAGTTCCTCAACCGGTTTTACCATCAATTCGCCATCCTTCAAATGCACTTCTCTCGGCAGGCTCATCACACCGTTCCAGCCTTCTTCTACCGTTGGATACTGTGCTTTCCAATTTTGAAGCCAACCGACAACTACTACCTTTTCGATTCCAAAAAACGTCTGAGCTGCGTAGAAATCAGTCCCATAATCCAAAAGATCTCTCTTTTCTGGAAAAAATTTTCCGTCCCTCATTTCCCCCAAAGCGTAAAACACACTGTTGTTTCTTGTCGTTGAGTAGATAAGAACTTCTTTCCCTCCTAGTTTTAAGAGATCAGGACATTCGATTTCCTTAGTACTCTTGTCCTCGAAAAGAATACCCTCATAATACCAGTGGATCAGGTCTTCGGAAAAGAAAAGGAGAACCTTACCTTCTTTCTCATTCATTCCAGCACCGATTACCATTTCCCATCTGTCACCGTTTTTCCTCACCTTCGGGTCACGAAACGCATGTGTTCCTGGTTCCGGGGATTTTGCGATCACTGGATTTCTCGTGTGTTCCTCGAAATTTATCCCATCTTTACTCATCGCTATACATTGAACTTCTTTCTCACCGATGTTGTGGCCCGGGTCCCTGTAATAAGTATAAAAAAGAACCATATTGCCATCTTTTTCAACAGCACTTCCCGAAAATACGCCGTGCGTCTTTTCCTTTGGATAGAGAGCAACAGGAAGATGCCTCCAATGGATCAAATCATCACTTACCGCATGTCCCCAATGAATATTTCCCCATTTGGTTTCCTTGGGATTGTATTGATAAAACATGTGATATTTGCCCTTCCAGAAAATCAACCCATTTGGATCGTTCATCCATCCTGTCACGGGAAAAAAGTGGTAATTTGGTTTGAAATGCATCTATAACTCCCCCTCAATTTCATGAACCACTTCATTGGTGATCTTCAGCACTTCTTCGTGAATGAGCCCATTGGAGAAAATGAAATTCTTTGAAAATACATTCACCTCTTTTCCGGCAAAGTCCGTTATTTTACCTCCCCCCTCTTTTACAATGATAAATCCGGCTGCTATATCCCAAGGATTTATTCTCCACGTAACAAAGAAATCAACCCTTCCTGCTCCTACGTAACATGCGTTTAAAGCAGCACTCCCCAAGATCCTTACTCGTCTTGTTCTTTTTTCCATTTTTCCAATGAATCTACCCGTAAAATCGACGTAACTTCCTGTGGATCCCACACATTCTTCGAGATTGGTGTTCTTTGACACATTTATCCTCTCTCCATTGAGATAGGCACCGTTTCCTTCTTCGGCGTAAAATGTTTCATTGAGCGCGGGAGCGTGAACGACCCCCATTTTCACTTCCCCGTTTTCAATGTAAGCAATGGATATGGAAAAGTTAGGTAAACCGTGAACAAAATTTATTGTTCCATCTATGGGATCTATTACCCAGAGCCTGTTTCCTTTTTCGAATATACCTTCTTCTGCCATTATACTGTCAGATGGAAACTTGCTTCTTATTTCTCTGACTATCATCTCTTGCGACTCTTTATCTATCTTCGTTACTATGTCCTTGAAACCTGTTTTCTTCTCCACCTCATCGACTCTTCCCCAATGGAGCATCAAAAAATGCCCCACCCTTCTCAGAAGTTTTATAGAGAAATTCAGTCTATCCAATTTCGATCCCTCCTCTCAAAAAAATTAATGGCTCCCTTCCCGGGAGCCCCTCTGGTGGGTGCGGCAGGATTCGAACCTGCGACCTCTTCCTCGTGAGGGAAGCGCTCTCCCCCTGAGCTACGCACCCGTCCGTTTATGGATTTTACAACAAATTGTGACTCATGTCAAAATCCCTTTTATTATCATTTCTGTTGCTTCTTCTTCTGTTAAGCCTTTTGCCATAAGAGTTTCAAGCTGTTTAGCATTAACCCTTCCTATGGAGGCCTCGTGGGTTAACTCTGAACTGTCGTTCTTCACCACAAGCACAGGTAAAGCTCTTACATCCACACCTTCTCCTTTCGTGATCTCCACACACTCCACATGTCCTTTCGTGTGAGGAGCATTTCCATAAACTTCGTTTATCACAGAAACTCTTGCTCTATTCAACGCAACTGCGTTCGTCTTTGCCAACCCCCTTGCTTCCTTTCCGTCGAGTTTCAAAACCTCTTTTATTTCCACGTCATCATCTTCTACGGCCTTCACTTTCGTGTAAAGTTCCCCAACAGCGCCTTTTTCCAGAGAAGCATCCATGAAAACCCTTAATGTGCCTATTCTGGTCTTCACGATGGTGAAAGTGTTTCTGTAAAAAGCTTTCTCTTTCACCTTGGCTACGGAACGTGTGATCAAGTTTATAGATCCCGTTTTACTGTGCATGTGTTCATCGTGATACTCCATCCAAGCTCCTTCTTCAAGTTCCACGTTCATCAAAGCATCATGAGTAAAATCTTCCGTCCACGGGAAGACACAGTGAGCCACAAAAATCGCTTTTGCGTTTTTTTCCAGTTTTATATTAAAAACAACCCTTTGAAATCCCTTCTTCTCCAGATATCCCGTGCACACATGAATTGGATACTCAACCACCGTTCTTTCCTTTATTTTCATATCTACCTGTACACCGTTTTCGATTCTTTTCGGAGTGAGCTCAACACCATCGATTCCATTCAATCCAATCACCTTATCGCCGTTTATTATTACCGAAGCGATTCTCCTGTCGAGAAATTTGGATACGTCACCTCCCGCCTTTTCATACGCTTTGGCGAGGGCTTCGAATTCTTTCCTGTAGTCTTTTACTATCATTCGATCATCTCCTTCTGAGGTTCGTTCGGGTGATCACACCTATCACAACTGCTTTTATAAAATTGAACGATGTCATCCGGTACTCCCTCTTTCAGAATAGCTCCGTGACAGATGAGATATGCGTAATCACTTTCGAGGGCTATCTCTTCTCGATGCGTAACCAATATAACAGACCCTCCATTGCTCACAAGTTCACTGAGAACGTTTTCTATCATCTCTAAACTCATGATATCGATCCCAGAATCTGGTTCATCTAAAATTGTGTATCTTGGTTTTAGGAGTAATATGCTAGCAAGTTCTACTCTTTTCCTCTCACCACCACTCAACTTTTCATCCACATATCTTTCTAGATAAAGATGGGGATTCAATCCCACAATTCTGAGTACCCGATAGAGTTCTTCATCAGGTACTGGCCTTCTTCCTCCTAAAGTTAGATAATCCTTGATTTTTATACCAGTGAAACGAGAGGGTTCTTGCCACATGAGGGTGATACCTCTTCTCGCGCGTTCTGTTACAGAGAAATCCGTTATATCCTCACCGTCTAGGAGAATCTTTCCTCTGGAGGGTCGGTAGCCCTCAAGCCCCATAATCAAGTAAGCCAAAGTGCTCTTCCCTGCACCGTTGGTTCCCAAAATTGCATAGACTTTTTGTTCTTCAAATTTGGCTTTTATTCCCTTCAAAATGGCTTTTCCTTCCACTTCATACCATACATCAACAAGTTCTAGCACGTTCATCACCTCAAGAAAAAGTCTAACATGAAATTCAACGATTCAGGAGAAGAAGCTCCACAAACTTTCCCACGGTGTAAATGTAAGATAGTATCGAGACAAAAACAAGAGCCGGGAGATACATTCCGAAAAGCGAAAAGATAAAAATCACAAAGAGTCGGACATCTCTTGAAGCAAAACCGGAAAGTCTTCCCATGAGGGCGGGATGTGTTCCAAAGACTTTTCCGGCACTATGAAGATAACTCACCATCAAACATCCGCTGATAGCAAAAAGCGAC includes these proteins:
- a CDS encoding ComEC/Rec2 family competence protein, with protein sequence MILVFLSLCLGALLSALYHFPWYWYLLFSIGLLPWSFFRRKNKEPLLIVSSFLLGAFLFSLNVLPSGEYEIVGFKVGSRITSGRVFRDGKWRKVRSMKIDSSEEGYIYAVGYFDGKVFHPTYVKTVNKPSLKTLKKSFSEKLSGSAVSLLFGEKNSEIYKSGLGHFYAVSGLHIGIAFSLYTTVVSFFTWRRDIQESVALLLLIPYVFSVGTPSVMRAYLTLGMWKIFQALEFKTTSSYITATVGSFMILLDPTVVFSPSFLLSFFVTLCILNSKGIFDLTIKAYLSALPFLCLFFGETNISTLLFSVPVSLMIIPVTWFAHCSFFLFLIGLKAPAALMAKFANVLAIPLDTTVRLANLFPVIPLPKFLYFILILIPLSLLFDIRDIFHRISNRASL
- a CDS encoding Fur family transcriptional regulator; the encoded protein is MYEELRNELKKRKYRITAQREMILKIFLESRGKHLGVEEVYRELLNRNVRISKATVYRAVELLVELGFLRKLNFGEGLYRYELVDRTSRESHQHVICQKCGKIMEIQSDQVEKIVSEISEKTGYIINWHDLKFYGICPECQRAEKEGSR
- the nusA gene encoding transcription termination factor NusA, which codes for MNIGLLEALDQLEEEKGISKEEVIPILEKALVSAYRKNFGSSKNVEVVIDRNTGNIKVYQLLEVVEEVEDPTTQISLEEARKFEPSAEIGSIVKKELNVKNFGRIAAQTAKQVLIQRIRELEKEKQFEKYSELKGTVTTAEVIRVTGEWADIRIGKLETRLPKKEWIPGEEINPGDLVKVYILDVVKTTKGPKILVSRRVPEFILGLMKLEIPEIENGIVEIKAIAREPGVRTKVAVMSNNPNVDPIGACIGEGGARIAAILRELKGEKLDVLKWSDDPKQLIANALAPATVIEVEILDKENRAARVLVPPTQLSLAIGKGGQNARLAAKLTGWKIDIKPIMNL
- the rimP gene encoding ribosome maturation factor RimP; translation: MFEEMVVEKVRKEAERIAEEQGLEIFDIQYRRESRGWVLRIIIDNPVGYVSVRDCELFSRELEKFLDREDFIAHSYTLEVSSPGLDRPLRGPKDYVRFVGKLAKIVTKDGKTFIGRIESFSDGTITVSDEKGLHEIDIEDVKRANLEIEF
- a CDS encoding glycoside hydrolase family 32 protein, whose translation is MHFKPNYHFFPVTGWMNDPNGLIFWKGKYHMFYQYNPKETKWGNIHWGHAVSDDLIHWRHLPVALYPKEKTHGVFSGSAVEKDGNMVLFYTYYRDPGHNIGEKEVQCIAMSKDGINFEEHTRNPVIAKSPEPGTHAFRDPKVRKNGDRWEMVIGAGMNEKEGKVLLFFSEDLIHWYYEGILFEDKSTKEIECPDLLKLGGKEVLIYSTTRNNSVFYALGEMRDGKFFPEKRDLLDYGTDFYAAQTFFGIEKVVVVGWLQNWKAQYPTVEEGWNGVMSLPREVHLKDGELMVKPVEELKSLRRRKILEIETPGSYKIDVKENSYEVVCSFQERLEVVFKNKSNEEIAISTNEGDLVIDTTNSGISEGDRKKVRAKFKERNHIDIFIDSCSLEVFLNNSMVLSFRIHPRYPYNIIDVKAEPLSLEVYKMKNIWLE
- the suhB gene encoding bifunctional fructose-1,6-bisphosphatase/inositol-1-monophosphatase — translated: MDRLNFSIKLLRRVGHFLMLHWGRVDEVEKKTGFKDIVTKIDKESQEMIVREIRSKFPSDSIMAEEGIFEKGNRLWVIDPIDGTINFVHGLPNFSISIAYIENGEVKMGVVHAPALNETFYAEEGNGAYLNGERINVSKNTNLEECVGSTGSYVDFTGRFIGKMEKRTRRVRILGSAALNACYVGAGRVDFFVTWRINPWDIAAGFIIVKEGGGKITDFAGKEVNVFSKNFIFSNGLIHEEVLKITNEVVHEIEGEL
- a CDS encoding SufD family Fe-S cluster assembly protein, yielding MIVKDYRKEFEALAKAYEKAGGDVSKFLDRRIASVIINGDKVIGLNGIDGVELTPKRIENGVQVDMKIKERTVVEYPIHVCTGYLEKKGFQRVVFNIKLEKNAKAIFVAHCVFPWTEDFTHDALMNVELEEGAWMEYHDEHMHSKTGSINLITRSVAKVKEKAFYRNTFTIVKTRIGTLRVFMDASLEKGAVGELYTKVKAVEDDDVEIKEVLKLDGKEARGLAKTNAVALNRARVSVINEVYGNAPHTKGHVECVEITKGEGVDVRALPVLVVKNDSSELTHEASIGRVNAKQLETLMAKGLTEEEATEMIIKGILT
- a CDS encoding ABC transporter ATP-binding protein, whose amino-acid sequence is MLELVDVWYEVEGKAILKGIKAKFEEQKVYAILGTNGAGKSTLAYLIMGLEGYRPSRGKILLDGEDITDFSVTERARRGITLMWQEPSRFTGIKIKDYLTLGGRRPVPDEELYRVLRIVGLNPHLYLERYVDEKLSGGERKRVELASILLLKPRYTILDEPDSGIDIMSLEMIENVLSELVSNGGSVILVTHREEIALESDYAYLICHGAILKEGVPDDIVQFYKSSCDRCDHPNEPQKEMIE